The following nucleotide sequence is from Solanum dulcamara chromosome 7, daSolDulc1.2, whole genome shotgun sequence.
CGTTTCTTACTAAGTTCTGGATCAGCATTGTACTATATGTAAATATGCGATAGACACCTGTTCCACTAGAGTTATCCTGATTCAATGATGGATTTCACACTGATGTATCCTTTTTGCTCTTATTCCACAATTGGATGTTGAGGGATCAGTATATTTGTCTTCTACTCTGGACAGTATCATGGCAACCACCAATTAAGGTAGATGGTTGCACCGATGACTAAGAGGGCTTACTCTCCAGCTGGTAGCTTATACGAATGTTTGTTGCCATAGACAACAGGATGACTAGAATGAGGGCTGCTATGGTCTTCACTCATTTATTCTTCTTTATCATAGAAGTGATGATAGTTGATTGAGTTCACCTCTTAACATAAATGTATTACATGTGAGTTCGGTATGTAAAGAGGTTTGTGAGATCATTTTGTGCTTAACATATAATATTGCTTGTCAGCCATTGCAATTCTGCTATGTCATTTGTAGCAGAACTTATATAATACCATAATTACAAAGAAGAAtgttttttctccaatttttttgatttaacaAGTCGTAATCTCTTTTGTAATTTGTACATAACTTATGCTCACAAGTGGAACTCTATTAGTAAATCTTTCTGGATGTTACACAGAATATGTGGAACAACAGCAGTAGATATATTGTCAGGTGTTCATTGGTACTTGAAATATTGGTGTGGAGCACATATATCATGGAGCAAAACAGGTGGAGCACAATTAGCTTCTGTACCTGACCCTGGCTCTCTCCCGGCTATTCAAGATGGAGGAGTGGTGGTAAAGAGACCTGTTCCTTGGAGCTATTACCAGAATGCTGTCACATCAAGCTGTAAACCAGcttttgttttactttttttagaCAATATTTGAGTCCTCTTCCAGATCAGGAGGTATATTTAAACTTTTGTTGATTTCTTCCTCTAGATACATTTGCTTGGTGGGATTGGGAAAGGTGGGAAAAGGAGATTGACTGGATGGCTCTACAGGGAATCAACTTGCCATTGGCTTTCACTGGGCAAGAAGCTATATGGCAAAAGGTCTTCAAGGTATTTTCCTTTTGACTATAGCTTCATATTGATTGTCTAAGTTGAAGATTCTAGTTCATCATGTTGCATAGGATTGAGAGTCTTTCATTTCACAAGATTAATTCATATGGAAAATCCATTAACAAGTAAATTGATTACCTGTTACGATTTCTTGAGAAGATTTTTTGACTAAGTCTGTTGGAGACTGAGTAGCTCTATCCAAAAGAACTTGAAAAATTGTTGACTCATTTAGGCGTATGGAGCAGTTATGTAGTTGTAGATCAGACGAGCAAAAAGGAAAGAGGCTATAATGGAGTCTGTTCAAAGAGATCAATTTCGGTAGAAAAAAGTGCAGATGTCGGGTAAAAGGTTCAAGTCAAAAGTTTTGATATAAAAACTCAAAAAGCTGCTTAACTTAGTAAAGTTATATTTGACTTTTGGAATCAGCCATGAACTAGCTTTGATGTAATGGAACCCTTATCTTTGGCTAGTACATTGATGAAGGGCAAATCAAAATCTTCAATCTTTATATAGATGCTATTGTTGATGATATGAAATTAATTGTCGTCTATACTTATATGATGTCTCTGATTCTGGACACTTAAAAGTCCACGAGTATGTGATCTACTGCTCCATTTTGAAGATACTTCTAGAACTTCAACTTTTCCGGCGAAGTCTTCAGTTTGCTATCATGGATATATGCTTATTGTAGAACTTGTTGAGACTTCTGAACTTAAGTATAATACTAAGACTCTTTGGAACAACCAAGGatgtggcctagtggtcaatgaagtgggtgCAAACATTGGTGACCAAGGTTCAAATCCCAACAAAGACAAAatattaggtgatttcttcGCAGCTTCCTAAGCCTTAATAGGCAGAGTTATCCAGTCAAAAAAACTATTAAGCCTCTTTCAATGGAACATTGGTCTTACTGTGTCCTTTATTGGCTTGATTTTgtgtatttgtatatttgacAAATGGCTTTCCTTTGTGCAGAACTTCAATATTAGCACTTTAAATCTGGATGATTTCTTTGGTGGTCCAGCATTTCTTGCATGGTCACGTATGGGAAACCTACATAAGTGAGCTTCTAGTCATTGACCTATCTATACTATTTATTGAAGTCCCAAGAGTTGGTGTTTTGGAGTTCTAGTTTTTTCCACATTCCCTCACGATatcatcaaaatttccattaCAAAGgcaattttctcttctttctttgcTGCTTAAAATACATTCCTAATTTATGCTTGGAGTGTGATCCAATATTTCCAAATACAAAGGGCAATCTGAACTTTGAACAGATAATTGTGTTAATTAATTTAGTGAGTCTCTATTTCCTTGACACTACGGTGAGACACTCTAGGGAGTCACAaactaaaataagaaaagaactTGGACAAAAACAAACTGAAAGAAAAGTTAAAGAAGTATGAAACTTTTATAATATGGAGGAAACTCCTACCTGATCATGCTAATGGATAATGCATTCTAGTACAACTAGTGACAGTCTCCTTCAGGAACTAAAATTTGTTTAGGGGGTAAATTGTCTTTATTATGCATTTATTTAGAAATATTTGATACCCCTTATAGTTATCTATTAGCTATGTTTATTGAGTTTATTTGGCGCGTACTTATATTCTCCATTAATAAGGAAATTAGTAGAAAAAGGAGTAAGAAAAAATAGTTCCATAATCCAGaattaaataaaatcaataacattGACAATGGAAAATTGGCAATAGAACAATACcattaatttttgaaaactaGTACAATACCATTAATTAATCTTGAAGTTATAAGGAATGATGACTTAATATAAGACGGcagaaaaaaatgaagatagaattaaaagagttttttaattacaatcaaattaaaattcttAGTAATTACCAggaagaaaagattatgacaaCTTTTAAGTAGTCAactgaaaatttatcttttgatagATTAATTAATCATTAATTTtgtggaagaagaagatgtcGGTACTCAATGGAATAGTTGAGGTGCGCAAGCTGGCTCAAACACCATAGTAATTACAAAATTAGGaagaagataaaaatatttcaGTATAACTTGTTTTATCGGATAAATTTAACAGAATGCGAACAATGTcaaggaaaatgattttcacaAAGGTAAAAAGACGCCTAATTAATCCTGTTGAAAACTGTGACAACTTACTCATTTTTCTTCATTTCCCGTGTTTTTCTTACTTTAGCTAATTGAAACATACTTATGAAATAACCTCATTTTCTGAAGTAATGATTAAAAGTACTTAGTTATCTTAATGATTTGTTGCTCTGGATTAGTATGTTATTGTTTCTATCTCCATTACACTGTTAACTGAAAAATAGAGGAAAGAACAATTTTCACTTGGTAGTGCCAATGTGCAGCTAACTAATTAGTACAAATGCCTTAAACTCCGTTTTAAGCATCTAATATTTTCACTTGTCTACTCACATGTCATTGTACTTATGCTTAATCAAATTGGGGGAATGGTGCTTCATTTGAAGAAGAGTTCTTTTTGCATCATGCATTGCGATCAAATAGTTGAAGTTATTGCAATAAATTCATGTTGTAGAAATTTGAACATTTGTTACCTAAATAAGTCACAGGAAATTGATATTGTTATGTTTCAATGCTTAGTTCATTCAGTAGCTATTCTATATTTTTTCATGAACTTATTTACCATTGCATTTCAACATAAAATAGATTTTTCTGGCATTTAACTCTGTTTCATTGGTTCAATAGTTACTTCTCTTGTAAGCAATTTGGCTTGTGTGTTCTTATTTCTACTATATTTCTGTTCTCTTGAATTTTCAAACATAATGCATCTATCATAGATGGGGTGGGCCACTTCCTCAAAGTTGGTTGGATCAGCAACTCATTCTGCAGAAGAAAATTCTTGGTAGAATGTATGAGCTTGGGATGACACCAGGTACAGCTATATAGTGTGTTTAAAGCACTCTTAAATTCTTCTGATTTTCCTAACGGAGAAAGGTttatttcaaaacatattttggGTAGAAAGGAGTCAGACGTTGATCATGCATCTAAATTATATACAATTTTGATGAAGTAGCGGCAcagtttttatttaaaatgagaAATATGAGGATGAAAGTAAGATTTCAGGTTGCTTTTCTCGTATACGAAAGTCAAGCTTTCATAAAATTATTTAGTGGTGCATGTGGAATTCCGTATACATTAATGATCATGGTAGCCTGTTTTTTGTTTAATTCATAACACTTTCTTGATTGTATAAAACAAATTAAGGAATtgctgaaaaataataattagaatCTGTATAAGTTAAATAGTGTGCCCTTTGACCTCTGTGTGCTGTTGCCTCGGTAAactattgttgagttgattttgtGCATCTTTCAGTTCTTCCAGCCTTTTCTGGAAATGTTCCGGCAGCACTGAAGCGTGTATTTCCATCAGCAAAGATAAGTCGTCTGGGGAACTGGTATATACTTGCACCTCTACTTTAACACAAAGTACTCGATTGGTGATCTAAAGAAGCTAACACCTCTATCTACTATTTTCTTTGCTTTATTTCCTTTGGATTCTTTCAATCTTTCTATTGGATTTATTATGAAGATAACTATAGAAAATCAGCTAGCTGGAAAAATTTACCTTGtaatcatattttcttatgcTATTTCTCCTTGATCTTATCTTCATCTTATTTTTTCTTGGTCCTATGTAATTAAGAAATGCAAAACAAATAGTGGATGCTTGAGATATATTTAAAACTGGACTTGCTCATTCGAGAAAGAGAGTTGGGCATTTTATTATAAATAGACGTGTTGCTTTTCTTTTTGATCTGCTTGCTCACTGTCTCTTTATACTATTACATTCACAATCTTTGACTATAATCACCTTTTCTAATAAGCTGTATTCTTGAGAGATAAGGACATTATTAACAGTTAAAGTGGTGAATTACAAAGTTCACTTAATTAGTACTtatgatataaataattaatagtaTGGCTGTCTTTTTTTGAATAGGCAAGTAAATAAGCTTGTTGTGCAATTGTATCTTTTCTTaatgttttatgaaaaaaaatagtttaagaaattaaaaaatgttTGGACTGATCCTTTTTGATGACGACATGACTATAATTTAGAAGTTCTTTATTTGCTGAAAAATTTAACTATAATGTCCAATTAATTCTAAAGTTTCTCTAATGATTGATTCGCCAAGACAAACATTTCTATTATGAAATGGTGTCTTCTGATGGTTATATCTGTTATTAGTGTGATGCAATCATGAAAAAGATCACCCAGTTAtgttttttatttgattaaacaACACAATATACCATGAGATGAGCTATGAAGAAGTTTAAGTAACATTGTCATACATGTACTAGAACTGATAATCTAACCATGTACCTGAGGTCTGGACTGTTGATAAAAATGAAGTGCATAATTTGAATAAGCATTGCTACAATTTTCTGTTATTTATTTACAATTGATTATTGGTTTCAGGTTTACTGTGAACAGTGATACCAGATGGTGTTGCACATATCTTCTTGATGCAACTGATCCTTTGTTTGTTGAAATCGGAAAAGCATTTATTGAGCAACAGCTAAAAGGTATAGTAATATAGTTTCTTCTATCACCATTGGACTAATCCCAATCTTATCTTGATGCTGTCATTGTAAAATTTTGTAGCTCAAATAAAGtcttttttctgttttattattttctgtTGCGGCCAATCTTGATGTTCAGAATATGGAAGGAGTAGCCACATATATAACTGGTAAGTTGTTTTTCAATTCCATTACTGTCAGGTAGAAAGATCATTTTACTTCTATTGTTTTATGTATTATTGAAAACTAGTTGGCATTGATTGGTCAGTTTCCATGATTTTTCATTCCTTCAAATATTTAGAACTTGTTAAACTCTCGACATGTTAGCATAAGTGGCGAAGAACTGACATGCTTGCATAGAGCTATTGTGATGGTCACCATGTGGTAATAGCTTATATTTGTAGCCTTGCACAAgtttgtgtcacgacccgagtctacaccctagccTTGACACGTTACTTGGAACCACAAGTGATCCCAAGCTAACCCTTGGCATACCATATCAAAGCATATCATAAGGAAACTAAAGTGGAAGCTAAATGCATAACAAAAGGAAATCCATGACTTGAACACTAATATCTGAAATAAGCCTTTACTATCttagaatgaaagaaaaataagtcTACTGGGACATGGCCCCCAGCTACCTCCAATGTCTAAAGTCAACATAAAATAGAGTCTAACAACTAAATCTATCGAGTCCCCAAAtgaggaggactcaccaactgctGACCGGAGAATGTTGTACCTTATTAGCCACGAATCTGAGAACGAGTGCCggaatctacatcataaaaggaTGCAGCACAGATAAAGTATgcgtcagtacgtgaaatgtactgagtatgtaaagaaataataacataatcatATTAAATAACATATGTAGGAACAATGAAATAAGATTTCTAAAATCATTATCATAATAAAGCAACTGAAAAAAACAACTGGAGTCTATGCATAAATAtcagtttaaaaaaaaaaactgctTTCAAAAGCATTAATGGTGAGTCTAGATCAGTAGCTTTGCATAATCATATTCATAAAATAGCATACTTAAAATGAACCATGTAAGGATAAGAACATATCGCAAAAAGATGCATAAACTGGGGAGTTTCTTATAACCGACATACACCATGTGAGCTCATGATATCCAACAGCTAACACAGTTGGGAGGGCTGCCCtatactttgctagggtatagaatcatatcatatctatgtggatctactagttTGTGCCTCTCAGGGCCTTATGGAGTTGTCCGATAAAGCGGTATACTCAAGTCATgaggtggcacgtagttatgggacttaAGGATTGCTACTAAAGGTCCACGGACGCTAAACAGAAACCTGCATCCCTAAAGTTCACTCAGTGCTAAATAGTCCTCCCAAAGTACATATTAATGCTCATAGGTATAAAAACTGTCCATCTAAATTATATGTGAGACTAAGCTCAAAAGTCATATCTTGAATCATAAGTGATACTAAGCTCAAAATTCACATCTTGAATCATAAGTGATACTCAGCTCAAAAGTCATGCCTTAAAATAACCCGTATTAAGGTTGTACATCATATCATGCTTAAAAGTCATAAATGCATAAGAGACCATAAAAATCATGCTAAATCAGTGTAATAAGGTTATTAAAACCAAAGTGAAACAATGAAAATAGGGATTTATgagaaaaatcataatttcagaGAAAACCCTAACTTTTGCTCCTAATAATCTTTGGTAAATTCTTgtgaatcaaaatattttaggcatggGAGTGAcagaatactctcattgaagccttacatacctgaaaggAAAACATTGATTTAAAATCTTGAACTGAGGCTTGAAGGTGAAGAACCATAGCTTCTTCCTTTAGAGAACTTATAATGTGCGAATTTAATTTGCCTGAGGGTTGGGCATGAATGGGTTGGGTATTAGGCTATAAGATAGAATTAGAGAGGTTAATTGAGGGTAAAAGGTCAAGAATAACCTTCTGGGAACATAAGAAGAccataaaaatcaaagaaaatgaccttTTAATGAATTTCGTGGCCAAATCGGCGATTTGGAGGTCTCTTCGCCAAACTATTTGGCGAGTCGCCAAAAGAGCGATTTAGATTGCCAAAATATTCAGAGTTTGAAGGTTTTCAGACCCATTCGCCAAACCATTCGGTTAGTAGCCAAATTGGCAGATGTGCTCGCCGAATTGAATTGTCCGGACATGCTCAGGTAAACAACCATAACTTTCTACaccaaactccaaatgatgcaaacttggtggtgttggaaagaacaCTCAtagacctttgatttgataAGTCATGGGCTACCTAACTCTTTATAGATTGagagatatggttgtttgaagttgacccttatatgaactcatgcgAAAACTTAGGCAATAGAAATGTTTTGAACTTGGCTTGGCGTttgaggttccttatgaccctaaaccacatccaatacacttcaaatacttaaaaaAGGACCTTAAATAGATGTACAACTTAGAAGTCATCGGGTTCGGACCTTTATGCATATGGAGGATAGTTCGGATCTTTGCTTAGAAGTTGCGGGGCGTTACACTTTGTCTCATCCTAGTTGGAAAATGTCAATCTATTGCAGTGATACCTTTGATGAGAACACACCTCCTGTTGATGATCCAGAGTATATCTCTTCATTGGGGGCCACAATCTTTGAAGGAATGCAAAGTGCTGATTCTGATGCAGTTTGGCTTATGCAGGTGAAAAAGCTCAACTCTTTAGTTGCGGATTTACGAATGATTTGAAAATCTCTAAATTTTATGTATACCGGTGTCTGAAACTCCTATCTAGTTAATCATGTTTAGTTCTTCATTTGGGTATTAATTTAACATCCTGGCTTCACTTCGCCTGAATCATTGAAGTGTTAGTCTATTCCTCTGGCATGGCGCACACAGTTTGTCTTCAAAGTGATGATATCAAATGTTTTATCCTTGCTTATCTTCTTCTCTCTTATTTTGACCAATGATTTCCATTTACTTTTCTAGGGATGGCTTTTCACTTATGATCCTTTCTGGAGACCTACACAGATGAAGGTTGTCTATCTTAGTCTCTATTACtctcttaaaaaaaattaatgttcaTGATGGTTTCTTTATCAAGAAAAAGAAGTGTTCATGCTGATTAACTAAAGCATATTGCATATTTCCATAGGCTGTTTGATATTGAGGCATGGTAATATGATGTTTTGGATAAATTATAGAATGCTCAATTCCTCCAAAATTTGGCCTTTGTGTCCACTGAAATTTTAATTATCTGCATACCCTATTTTCAGGCGCTTCTACATTCTGTTCCTCTTGGCAAGTTGATCGTTCTTGATCTTTATGCTGAAGTTAAACCAATATGGGCTACTTCAAAGCAGTTCTATGGAATCCCATACATATGGAAAGTAACATtgctatttttcttttgtgcATCTGATGTAGTCTTCAATGTCATTAAGTTCTAGATAGTCATTCCAATAGTTAGCATACTATTTGCTCAGTTCATCTGCCCCGTCTCAGTTGGAACTAATCTTAAAGTTGCCTTTTTGACTGGATATGTCTTTCCAAACTTAATCGGTTTGTATTCACGAATTTTCTTTTCAATATCTCAGGTGTATGCTACACAATTTTGCTGGTAATGTTGAAATGTATGGAGTTCTTGACGCAGTGGGATCAGGACCTGTTGAAGCTCGTACAAGTGAAAACTCAACCATGGTAAGTTTGGCTGTACTCGTATTAGGTTTTCATTCTTCTTATAACTGTGTATCCAATACAGAATTATAAGGAGGTTGCCATTTTTTGGATCTTTGATATCCTGATCTGTTAGGATCTTTGAGCAATGCGGCTGAGTTACTTCCAATGCTCATGTCCAATTCCATCAGTTTCTTCCGAGAATGTTTCTGAAGGGATTTCAAAATAAAACTATTTGTTGCTTGACAGGATAGCTTAGGTGGTCTAAGTAATAGTTATAGGAGATTATTTTGTTCCGTTGGTGGTGTTGGATTTGGATCTGTAATTCACAAATCTATTAGGATCTTGTTCATGTAATTCAATTTGTCATGTATCTCAGTCCTTTCTATTTACCGAATTTATTCATGTATCATagtctaaaaaaaaattcttgccTAAAGGTTGGTGTTGGGATGTCAATGGAAGGCATTGAACAGAACCCTGTGGTGTACGATCTTATGTCTGAAATGGCTTTTCAGCATAGCCCAGTTGATGTCAAGGTAATGTAACGGTTTTATGTATAATGCTGGAGTTTATCATTTGATTTCTTCTGTATCTTCTCCTTTTTAGTATATTGGCCCCTTTGTTTTGTATATTCTAATAGCAATTTCATTTGACTTATCAGTTCAAGCAAATGTATGTGAAGAACTGTGTTAGCTATAAGAAAGTGTCCAAAGTTCTTTGCTTTTTAAATTGTATGCAATAGCCTTTCTCCTTTTACTTATTCAGTTTTGACAATTGCACGgtcaatatttttcaagtttataAGATTTTCCTATGTTGACAAATTCTAGAGTTTGAGAGACAAAGCAGTTCAAACCAGCATGTTTTCTTGTAATAGTACTTCTATATATTATCGGTTGAAATGATGATTCTGGTTGCATATGTGACACTTAATAAGTCAATCAAACACTGTCTGTAGGCTTGGATAGATCTATACTCCAGAAGACGTTATGGGAGATTTGTTCAACCCATGCAAGATGCCTGGAATATTTTGTATCATACCATCTATAATTGCACTGATGGTGCTTATGTAAGTAAACCTGTTTATTGCTGCCTTGTTCTTCCAGTTGAGGTGTTTGTGTAAGTAAATTCTGTATCATTGTCTTGCCCTTCCACTAAGAGGTATTTTAAGGATCTTTAGTGACAGTTGATATAAGTTAATGGAAGCACTTGTTTCATTTGACATATGATAATATCATGTTTATAATTGATATAATTATGTGGGGTCTTTCAAATATGCTCCTCTTGAAGTACTCTGACATCACCTAGGGACTCAAAATATTAGGGGGTTGGAGGGCTAGCTAGATACAATGCAATGTGTGGAATTGGTTTAAGACAGATTATTCATGACAAATGTGTGGAGAACATTTAGGATGGTGTAAGTTGCTAAGtggagaaaaaggaaaagaaaatgcaAAAAGTAGTGTCATctcaaaacaaaataatataatcTCCTAAGCTTTGTACTCTCCTCTTTTTTCTAAGGGGCTGCAAACTGTTAGGTCCTGGTGGAGATAAATCTAGTGCGATAGTTCCATTGTTTATGTTTGTGTGCTATTGCCAAGTCAACATGGTTATTACTTGCCCTCTTGTGTAATTCCTACTATAGTGCCTCATTTCAAAATTCTAACAAAAGTAGCCCTATCAGGAAATTTGAAATTACCAGTTTAGAAAAGTAATTCACCTGTTTATTGTCATTCTCATTCTCTTGTACCTCACTATGTATGTGCGTTGTTGGAACTTTTTTCTGTACATTACTTGTGATATGGTTATAAGCTTTGACTTCTTTTCTGGTATTAGGGATTGGTtatatattttgttgatttccGAACTTTGATCTGGTTCCTACATACCAAATGTGCATGCACTCACTCGCTTATACTTCCAATACAAGAACATGCATTAATCGCCAGAATAATAGGAAGTCTTGTTTTTATCATCATACATTCAGAGACTCTTATTTAATATCATCCGAGCAGTAGTTTCTTTACGTTGATCATTTCCTTTGTGATTCTGGTGCAGGACAAAAATAGAGATGTTATTGTTGCATTTCCAGATGTTGATCCAAAATCCATGTCAACATTGCAAACAGTACTAAACGATATCCATGAACAATATGGAAAACAACATTTAAGAAGAGCTATTCTGGAAGAACCAAATGATTCCTATGATGAACCTCATCTTTGGTATTCAACTTCAAAAGTTATACATGCACTAAAACTTTTCCTGGAGAGTGGAAATCAACTATCCGACAGTAGTACTTACAGGTTGGATATGCTAGTTCCTCTTTAAGTTTTctactttatttcctttttacaCTTCATGATGGTAGTGGTTGTTGTTCTCAATCTTCTCAGGTATGACCTCATAGACCTGACAAGACAAGCTTTGGCAAAGTACGCAAATGAACTATTCTTAGACACTATAGAAGCATATAAGTTGGATGATCTGCATGCTGTTGCACaccttagccaaaattttcTAGGCCTAGTGGAAGATATAGATATGCTTTTAGGATGCCATGATGGATTCCTTCTTGGAGCTTGGTTAGAGAGTGCAAAGAAACTTGCTCAAGATGAAGGTCAGGAGAAACAGGTAGAGGTGTCTTTTAACTTAAAACGCCTTTCATGCTTAAAGAAGGATGATCTTTTAACTTGAATGGACAATTTGCAGTTTGAATGGAATGCAAGAACTCAGATTACTATGTGGTTCGATAACACTGAGGTGGAAGCTAGTTTGCTTCGCGACTATGGTATGCAAAATATCAAGCTTGTCTTACTTATACATCCATGTTAGTCTTCCACAAAgtttaatttttgg
It contains:
- the LOC129896779 gene encoding alpha-N-acetylglucosaminidase-like, producing the protein MNSISLIFFFFCAFFFSVANSSTLGVNYVSPLLKIQERERASSSVQLTAVYGVLNRLIPSHFSSFEFHIILKEHCGGEFCFNISNHPGSARAGSPEILICGTTAVDILSGVHWYLKYWCGAHISWSKTGGAQLASVPDPGSLPAIQDGGVVVKRPVPWSYYQNAVTSSYTFAWWDWERWEKEIDWMALQGINLPLAFTGQEAIWQKVFKNFNISTLNLDDFFGGPAFLAWSRMGNLHKWGGPLPQSWLDQQLILQKKILGRMYELGMTPVLPAFSGNVPAALKRVFPSAKISRLGNWFTVNSDTRWCCTYLLDATDPLFVEIGKAFIEQQLKEYGRSSHIYNCDTFDENTPPVDDPEYISSLGATIFEGMQSADSDAVWLMQGWLFTYDPFWRPTQMKALLHSVPLGKLIVLDLYAEVKPIWATSKQFYGIPYIWKVTLCMLHNFAGNVEMYGVLDAVGSGPVEARTSENSTMVGVGMSMEGIEQNPVVYDLMSEMAFQHSPVDVKAWIDLYSRRRYGRFVQPMQDAWNILYHTIYNCTDGAYDKNRDVIVAFPDVDPKSMSTLQTVLNDIHEQYGKQHLRRAILEEPNDSYDEPHLWYSTSKVIHALKLFLESGNQLSDSSTYRYDLIDLTRQALAKYANELFLDTIEAYKLDDLHAVAHLSQNFLGLVEDIDMLLGCHDGFLLGAWLESAKKLAQDEGQEKQFEWNARTQITMWFDNTEVEASLLRDYGNKYWSGLLRDYYGPRAAIYFKYLIESLEEDNDFNLKAWRREWIKLTNSWQSSRNVFPVKSTGDALNVSQWLFEKYLQDLGSHDH